One genomic region from Chthonomonas calidirosea T49 encodes:
- the metK gene encoding methionine adenosyltransferase, which translates to MSEFRLFTSESVTEGHPDKLADQISDAVLDALIEQDPNARVALETLLTRGLCVVAGELTTSAYVEIADVVRKTIVSVGYTDTAYGFDGHTTGVMLAIQQQSPDIAQGVDREDPNEQGAGDQGLMFGYATRETEQLMPLAITIAHDLTRQLAAVRRSHPELGFRPDGKAQVTIALDEAGRPHHIETIVVSTQHDEALSQEDVKERVCNYVIGPVLQRYERYDHGNIRYFINPTGRFVIGGPQADTGVTGRKIIVDTYGGAARHGGGAFSGKDPSKVDRSAAYTARYIAKNIVAAGLADRAEIQLAYAIGVARPVSVMLDTFGTGKIPDEKIVKRVLEKVDLRPRAMIERLQLLNPARVRYIETARNGHFGNPDFPWEQLDLAVEIA; encoded by the coding sequence ATGTCCGAATTCCGTCTGTTTACATCAGAAAGTGTCACGGAAGGCCATCCCGATAAGCTGGCCGATCAGATCAGCGATGCGGTACTTGATGCCCTGATCGAGCAAGATCCTAACGCGCGCGTGGCCCTTGAAACCCTCCTTACTCGCGGCCTCTGCGTTGTTGCTGGCGAGCTTACCACATCCGCCTACGTAGAGATCGCCGACGTTGTGCGCAAAACCATTGTCAGTGTAGGCTATACCGACACCGCCTACGGGTTCGATGGTCATACCACTGGCGTCATGCTCGCCATCCAACAGCAGTCGCCGGATATTGCCCAGGGAGTGGATCGCGAAGACCCCAACGAGCAGGGTGCCGGTGATCAGGGATTGATGTTCGGTTACGCAACACGCGAAACCGAACAGCTTATGCCGCTGGCCATCACCATCGCCCATGACCTCACGCGCCAGCTGGCTGCCGTGCGCCGCAGCCACCCAGAGCTGGGATTTCGACCAGATGGAAAAGCGCAGGTGACCATCGCGCTAGATGAAGCGGGGCGTCCCCATCACATTGAGACCATTGTGGTCTCTACCCAACATGATGAGGCGCTCTCGCAAGAGGATGTGAAGGAGCGGGTATGCAACTATGTTATCGGCCCGGTGCTCCAGCGTTATGAGCGCTATGATCATGGAAACATTCGCTATTTCATCAATCCAACCGGCCGATTCGTCATTGGGGGGCCTCAAGCAGACACCGGTGTCACCGGCAGAAAAATCATTGTGGATACGTACGGTGGGGCCGCACGTCATGGAGGCGGTGCTTTTTCCGGAAAAGACCCCTCTAAGGTCGATCGCTCGGCGGCCTATACCGCACGCTATATCGCAAAAAACATTGTGGCTGCCGGGCTAGCTGACCGAGCGGAGATTCAGCTCGCCTATGCCATTGGCGTGGCACGACCTGTAAGCGTTATGCTGGACACCTTCGGTACCGGCAAAATCCCCGATGAAAAGATCGTGAAGCGGGTGCTAGAAAAGGTGGACTTGCGGCCTCGCGCTATGATCGAGCGGCTTCAGCTGCTCAATCCTGCCCGAGTACGCTACATCGAAACGGCTCGCAATGGGCATTTTGGCAATCCAGATTTTCCCTGGGAGCAGCTCGATCTAGCCGTTGAAATCGCATAG
- a CDS encoding glutamine amidotransferase: MPFQFTTWFWLLLLPPLYLFFAWLNRNTFSDLPLPRRRLALLVRCLLVTLLILALAGFQWVRRGHRLAVIFAVDSSRSIPAEDLEWAKHYLADAQKGMHAQDLAGLITFAKEPHIQALPAHSFPTNYLQEPGPTDATNIADALREAKALLNSIPGNPGKRIVLLSDGDETTGNALGTLSELQANHILLDTVVLPHHLKQEALIERLALPSRVKIGEPFAVRAVVESLTAQPATLVLLRNGEPAAPQKHVTLHPGKNLISFSQTIAHPGTYRYTVTLNAPQDTFSENNKGEGLVWVRGKPTLLYVADSPALTSFLQQTLRKENIDVAYAPPQALPTDAASLEGFDSIFLSNVSATELSDAQMRALQTACRDFGIGLGMVGGDQSFGAGYYRHTPIEEALPVSMDVKKQKRLPSVAVALVIEDLEIPTTVNMSIEAAKAIVDLLEPIDQLGVLDCNGFYFGQNTNGQSPAGTWRIPMQHVTDPNAIKAQMQDLTNMGDPPSYIPFLLEAARVLNNTDAKIKHIIFLGDGDAIYEANQKQTIAAFKKVTSEGITVSTIASGADAMGKRYMEAMAILGHGQAYVADSPQELPRLLLKDQETISQPPIIEEPFDPTPVDTSGALKGINWSDAPPLLGYDVVSLKPTATLGLLDASPGRNNPIFASWRYGLGRSVAFMSDDRARWAAQWLHWPGYAKFWAQTVRWTMRPSPAYDYDLQTTQENGLGHITLDAVDTQGHFVDNLKVQAHIVPPDNGNPTPPKPFDIPLRQTAPGHYEGTFDAPDTGTYAINVLYKTPSSSQLVSMPTDLVNPYPAEYRELDVNRYLLSRLAELGLGRYNPSPQAIFGADRPEEASPVDLTLPLVIAALLLLPVDIALRRLAIDAKALQRAWNRLRWRRKPAEDVERRRLSRLKKAKQAAFSEQPATAQRAVTKEAPSAQSMSRPSIVFSRLEEPMRGEPNLPLKEPEAAEELAPSEEAEMAGLSRLMAAKQRARSQVEVSTEPRDDQNPP; this comes from the coding sequence GTGCCGTTTCAATTCACAACCTGGTTCTGGCTTCTCTTACTGCCACCGCTTTATCTCTTCTTCGCGTGGCTCAATCGTAACACGTTCTCCGATCTGCCACTCCCTCGACGGCGCCTGGCACTGCTGGTGCGATGCCTTCTCGTCACGCTGCTGATCTTGGCCCTTGCCGGCTTTCAGTGGGTGCGAAGGGGACATCGTCTGGCCGTTATCTTCGCCGTAGATAGCTCCCGATCCATTCCTGCGGAGGACTTAGAATGGGCAAAGCACTACCTTGCTGACGCGCAAAAAGGCATGCACGCTCAGGATTTAGCCGGCCTTATAACCTTTGCTAAGGAGCCGCATATCCAAGCGCTGCCGGCGCACTCCTTTCCGACAAACTATCTGCAAGAGCCCGGCCCCACAGACGCCACCAACATCGCCGATGCCTTGCGGGAAGCGAAAGCGCTCCTCAACAGCATACCGGGTAACCCTGGCAAGCGCATTGTACTTCTCTCCGATGGAGATGAGACAACTGGAAACGCGCTTGGGACCCTATCGGAACTGCAAGCTAATCATATTCTTCTAGATACAGTGGTGCTGCCACACCATCTCAAGCAAGAGGCGCTGATAGAGCGCCTTGCCCTCCCAAGTCGTGTGAAGATCGGAGAACCGTTTGCCGTGCGAGCTGTTGTGGAGAGCCTTACAGCACAACCCGCCACACTTGTCCTTTTACGCAACGGCGAACCAGCCGCCCCTCAAAAGCATGTAACTCTTCATCCCGGTAAAAATCTTATATCGTTTTCTCAAACCATAGCTCATCCGGGAACCTATCGCTATACCGTTACTCTGAACGCTCCCCAAGATACCTTTTCTGAAAACAATAAGGGGGAGGGATTGGTATGGGTGCGCGGTAAGCCAACGCTGCTCTATGTGGCGGATAGTCCGGCCCTCACCAGCTTTCTGCAACAAACCCTTCGAAAAGAGAATATTGACGTTGCCTACGCCCCCCCTCAGGCCTTACCGACCGATGCAGCCTCCCTAGAAGGCTTCGATAGCATCTTCCTCAGCAATGTTTCGGCCACCGAGTTGTCAGATGCTCAGATGCGCGCCCTGCAAACAGCCTGTAGAGATTTTGGCATCGGCCTCGGGATGGTGGGCGGCGACCAGAGCTTCGGGGCCGGCTATTATCGGCATACCCCCATTGAGGAGGCGCTTCCGGTTAGCATGGATGTCAAGAAGCAAAAGCGCCTCCCCTCTGTGGCGGTAGCGCTCGTGATTGAAGATCTGGAAATTCCCACTACGGTCAACATGTCTATCGAAGCCGCAAAAGCCATTGTAGACCTTCTCGAACCTATTGATCAGCTAGGAGTCCTCGACTGCAACGGATTCTATTTTGGGCAGAACACCAACGGACAAAGCCCCGCCGGCACCTGGCGCATTCCCATGCAGCATGTCACCGACCCCAATGCCATTAAAGCCCAAATGCAAGACCTCACCAATATGGGCGATCCGCCTAGCTACATTCCCTTCCTGCTGGAAGCAGCCCGTGTGCTTAACAACACCGACGCCAAGATCAAACATATCATCTTTTTGGGGGATGGGGACGCTATCTATGAGGCCAATCAGAAACAGACTATAGCGGCCTTCAAGAAAGTGACATCAGAGGGGATTACGGTATCTACCATCGCATCCGGTGCCGATGCTATGGGTAAGCGCTACATGGAAGCCATGGCCATTCTCGGACATGGCCAGGCCTACGTGGCCGACTCGCCGCAAGAGTTGCCTCGTCTGCTTCTGAAAGACCAAGAGACCATCAGTCAACCCCCTATCATCGAAGAGCCTTTCGACCCAACTCCTGTAGATACAAGCGGCGCGCTCAAGGGCATCAATTGGAGCGACGCCCCTCCACTTCTCGGCTACGACGTGGTTTCGCTCAAACCCACGGCGACTTTGGGGCTTCTTGACGCCTCACCAGGGCGTAACAACCCCATCTTTGCTAGTTGGCGCTATGGGCTAGGGCGTTCTGTGGCGTTCATGTCGGACGACCGCGCACGCTGGGCAGCCCAATGGCTTCATTGGCCTGGCTATGCCAAGTTCTGGGCACAAACGGTGCGTTGGACGATGCGTCCCTCCCCGGCCTATGATTACGACTTACAAACCACTCAAGAAAACGGTTTAGGGCACATCACTCTCGATGCTGTGGACACACAAGGGCATTTCGTGGACAACCTCAAAGTCCAAGCCCATATCGTTCCTCCAGATAATGGCAATCCAACGCCTCCAAAACCCTTTGATATCCCGCTGCGGCAAACCGCTCCCGGTCACTATGAGGGCACCTTCGACGCTCCAGATACAGGCACTTATGCTATTAATGTACTCTATAAGACACCGAGCAGCAGCCAGTTGGTCTCCATGCCTACTGATCTCGTAAACCCCTATCCAGCAGAATATCGCGAGCTGGACGTAAATCGCTACCTGCTCAGTCGGCTAGCGGAACTCGGTCTTGGTCGGTATAACCCATCCCCGCAGGCCATCTTTGGCGCCGATCGGCCAGAGGAGGCCAGCCCGGTAGACCTCACCCTTCCACTTGTGATCGCCGCTTTGCTGCTCTTACCGGTAGACATTGCCTTACGCCGACTTGCCATAGATGCCAAAGCGCTGCAACGCGCATGGAACCGGCTTCGATGGCGTAGAAAGCCTGCAGAAGATGTTGAGCGCAGGCGTCTTTCGCGTCTTAAGAAGGCCAAACAGGCAGCTTTCAGCGAGCAACCGGCCACAGCGCAGCGCGCCGTTACCAAAGAGGCTCCTTCTGCACAGTCGATGTCGCGCCCCTCTATCGTGTTCTCTCGCCTTGAAGAGCCAATGCGGGGCGAGCCAAACTTGCCTCTAAAAGAGCCGGAGGCAGCCGAAGAACTCGCTCCTTCCGAAGAAGCGGAGATGGCTGGGCTTTCTCGCCTTATGGCGGCTAAACAACGCGCCCGTTCTCAGGTGGAAGTCTCAACGGAGCCCCGTGATGACCAAAATCCTCCCTAG
- a CDS encoding erythritol/L-threitol dehydrogenase: protein MVSIHGELPKTMKAVRCHGPEDYRLEEVGVPMPGPGEVLVRVEACGICASDVKCFMGAPLFWGDAFRKGYVQAPVTAGHEFIGRVVALGEGAAERHGLKVGDRAISEQIVPCGNCRYCRTGRYWLCLVHDIYGFHTYTHGGMADYMLFPDRALVYKVPDELPVEKAALIEPLACSMHAVERAQIQFGDVVVIAGAGPLGLGMIACARLKNPGCLISVDKSDQRLQLAQNLGADRILNPDKTDVVQEILDLTDGYGCDVYIEATGHPDAVNQGLRAIRKGGNFVEFSVMKEPTTTDWTIIGDTKELNIYGAHLGPGCYPKVIDYLNRGLLKTDGIVTHKLPLERYLEGFRMVQAGRESIKVLLQPSDGTK from the coding sequence ATGGTCTCTATCCATGGTGAACTACCGAAAACGATGAAGGCCGTTCGATGCCACGGCCCCGAAGACTATCGTTTAGAGGAAGTAGGTGTGCCCATGCCCGGCCCCGGCGAAGTTCTTGTGCGTGTGGAGGCATGTGGGATCTGTGCGTCTGATGTGAAGTGCTTTATGGGTGCGCCCCTCTTTTGGGGCGATGCCTTTCGAAAAGGATATGTGCAAGCCCCCGTTACCGCCGGCCATGAGTTCATCGGGCGGGTCGTTGCTTTAGGAGAAGGGGCTGCAGAGCGACACGGTCTTAAAGTGGGCGATAGGGCTATTTCTGAACAGATTGTGCCTTGTGGTAACTGCCGCTACTGCCGCACCGGCCGTTACTGGCTCTGCCTCGTTCATGATATCTATGGCTTCCATACCTACACGCATGGGGGCATGGCCGATTACATGCTCTTCCCTGATCGCGCCCTTGTCTACAAAGTGCCCGACGAACTGCCGGTGGAAAAGGCCGCTCTTATCGAACCGCTTGCCTGCTCGATGCACGCCGTAGAGCGAGCGCAAATTCAGTTTGGCGATGTCGTCGTTATCGCAGGGGCTGGACCGCTAGGGCTCGGCATGATCGCCTGCGCCCGTCTCAAGAACCCAGGATGCCTTATCTCCGTGGATAAAAGCGACCAACGGCTGCAGCTAGCTCAAAACCTGGGCGCCGACCGCATCTTGAACCCAGATAAGACCGATGTCGTACAGGAGATCCTCGATCTTACCGACGGATATGGCTGCGATGTCTATATCGAGGCAACGGGCCATCCGGACGCGGTGAACCAGGGGCTACGTGCCATCCGTAAAGGAGGCAACTTTGTGGAGTTCTCTGTGATGAAAGAACCAACCACCACCGACTGGACGATCATCGGCGACACCAAAGAGTTGAACATCTACGGTGCGCACTTGGGGCCGGGCTGCTACCCAAAAGTGATTGACTACCTGAATCGCGGCCTGCTAAAAACGGATGGCATCGTGACGCATAAGTTGCCTTTGGAACGATACCTAGAAGGCTTTCGTATGGTGCAAGCAGGGCGCGAGTCCATTAAAGTCCTCCTGCAACCTTCAGACGGTACGAAGTGA
- a CDS encoding YncE family protein: MRPRNLTLSRLTILGASLTWLVFGRFHAIAKDMTPLVAEPPMEVPNSSGGFDYMLFDARGNRVYASHPGAGRLTMLSVKDNHITEYDTDGRVNGIAIDYRANRFYAAGGNQKVVIFDYRTMNKIGEIPLPGPADDIEFDPDNRTLYVTHDDGTELWTVDVDQQKVTGNIAIAGAPEYIEYDSKTHRLYQNIKTANEVQVIDPSTNTVVATWSTAPVESPHGQALDAKRGWLFVAGEGKAAAIDLKTGKVIASVTFGSNYVDQIAFDAGLKRLYCACGNGDLAVLQETSTGLKLLGNVADHRGSHTLAVDPRTHTVWVCYGDSTHSYLQAFHAE, translated from the coding sequence ATGCGTCCACGTAACCTCACTCTCAGTAGGCTGACTATCTTGGGAGCAAGCCTCACATGGCTGGTTTTCGGACGTTTCCACGCCATCGCCAAAGACATGACACCGCTCGTCGCAGAGCCTCCTATGGAAGTCCCTAATAGTTCAGGCGGCTTCGACTACATGCTCTTTGACGCTCGGGGAAACCGTGTCTACGCGTCCCATCCGGGTGCTGGCCGCCTTACCATGCTCTCCGTCAAAGACAATCACATCACCGAGTACGACACCGACGGAAGGGTCAATGGCATCGCCATTGACTACCGTGCGAATCGTTTCTACGCCGCAGGAGGCAACCAAAAAGTAGTTATTTTCGACTACCGAACGATGAACAAGATCGGGGAAATACCCCTTCCCGGTCCCGCGGACGATATCGAATTTGATCCGGATAATCGCACGCTCTACGTAACCCATGATGACGGCACTGAGCTATGGACGGTAGATGTCGATCAGCAGAAAGTGACCGGTAACATCGCTATCGCCGGTGCCCCAGAGTACATCGAGTACGACTCAAAAACACATCGCCTTTACCAGAACATTAAAACGGCCAATGAGGTGCAGGTCATAGATCCATCCACAAACACCGTTGTCGCCACCTGGTCTACCGCCCCAGTGGAGTCGCCCCATGGTCAGGCGCTAGATGCAAAGCGAGGCTGGCTTTTTGTGGCGGGTGAGGGGAAAGCCGCAGCCATAGACTTAAAAACAGGAAAGGTCATCGCCTCTGTCACTTTCGGCTCCAACTATGTAGACCAGATCGCGTTCGACGCCGGCCTGAAGCGGCTCTATTGCGCCTGTGGCAACGGCGATTTGGCGGTGCTTCAAGAGACAAGCACCGGTCTAAAGCTGCTTGGCAACGTAGCCGATCATCGCGGATCTCACACGCTCGCTGTAGACCCTCGCACGCACACCGTATGGGTTTGCTATGGCGACAGCACACATAGCTACCTTCAGGCGTTTCATGCTGAGTAG
- a CDS encoding DUF1559 domain-containing protein, with amino-acid sequence MKRLVRGFTLIELLVVIAIIAILAAILFPVFAQAREKARAITCISNLHQIGLATIMYTQDYDETMPMVSHVRLPGGIKTPTNPNGLIIQDYYVILQPYIKNVDMFYCPDRTDWPLRRNGKPYCEDGINPRHVCLGYGYNQGLVSDGGYGVVGPDQPDPGNPGSSYRPGRAIAEFANPASLAVFGDSYDTPTYSITADNIFSTLPDGFSTSNIRHMQMLGFCFADGHAKPIKFTAAEYSGYGLVGLPANKQDAFDFCYSPDAVGNYAIGGNTPVFPSYPLQSDGETCAQAVDDLYSHSTVNP; translated from the coding sequence ATGAAACGACTCGTTCGTGGATTCACCCTCATTGAGCTGCTTGTTGTCATCGCGATTATAGCGATACTCGCAGCTATTCTGTTCCCCGTTTTCGCACAGGCGCGCGAGAAGGCGCGCGCCATCACCTGTATCAGCAACTTACACCAAATAGGTCTTGCAACGATTATGTACACCCAAGACTACGATGAGACCATGCCGATGGTCTCGCATGTGAGACTTCCTGGAGGCATCAAAACGCCAACAAACCCAAACGGGCTGATCATCCAGGACTACTATGTCATCCTGCAGCCCTACATCAAGAACGTAGATATGTTCTACTGCCCCGACCGAACCGACTGGCCTCTCCGTCGAAATGGCAAGCCCTACTGTGAAGACGGTATAAATCCCAGACACGTCTGCTTGGGTTACGGCTACAATCAGGGATTGGTAAGCGATGGCGGTTATGGGGTTGTAGGACCCGATCAGCCCGACCCTGGCAACCCTGGCAGCTCCTATCGCCCTGGCAGAGCGATCGCCGAGTTTGCAAACCCAGCTTCTCTGGCCGTCTTTGGCGACTCCTACGATACCCCTACCTACTCCATTACCGCAGACAATATCTTCAGCACTTTACCAGATGGGTTCAGCACCAGCAATATCCGCCATATGCAGATGCTAGGCTTCTGCTTTGCCGACGGGCATGCCAAACCCATTAAGTTCACAGCGGCAGAGTATAGCGGATATGGTCTCGTCGGCCTTCCAGCCAATAAGCAGGATGCTTTCGACTTCTGCTATAGCCCCGATGCTGTTGGAAACTACGCCATCGGCGGCAATACCCCTGTCTTTCCATCCTACCCCCTCCAAAGCGACGGAGAGACCTGCGCACAAGCTGTAGATGACCTCTATTCCCATTCCACGGTTAACCCTTAG
- a CDS encoding bifunctional folylpolyglutamate synthase/dihydrofolate synthase gives MDFEEAIAYMSSLLRFGWKLGLDRFEALCERLGNPHRRYHVIHVTGTKGKGSTTAMAAAILREAGYRVGGYYSPYVYDPCERVVVDGEKIPREDFARLVTLIRPYVEELARGPHGQTTEFELKTALGFCYFAEQKVDWACVEVGLGGRLDATNVVQPDATVITNIGLDHMHILGDTHAKIAAEKAGIIKCGIPCFTATDHPDALEVIQRTALQREAPLARVLPGQASHPTFDPTRVIWQLEVSDSASDLEKQTARVTIATPARLYSGLEVRMEGIYQRANAACAVAAVESALLRQGVQLDEEAVRRGLARCTLPGRMEVTKLTNQRVLVRDGAHNGMAAQALIGPVDAIYRRENLKRILFVTGMLSGHDPDEVLSLFAAKAAHVYCSQPDWKRALPKEQVAEVARRYCSSVSLHPTVRDALQAALDDSRAGDLILVTGSFYTVGEARIEEIASDQILR, from the coding sequence ATGGATTTTGAAGAGGCGATAGCCTATATGTCGAGCCTGCTACGATTCGGGTGGAAGCTAGGCCTCGACCGTTTTGAGGCGCTGTGCGAGCGTTTGGGAAACCCTCATCGGCGCTACCATGTGATTCATGTGACCGGCACGAAAGGAAAAGGCTCGACGACGGCAATGGCGGCGGCCATCCTGCGTGAAGCAGGATATCGAGTCGGAGGTTACTATTCGCCCTACGTCTACGACCCCTGTGAGCGTGTGGTGGTAGATGGCGAGAAGATCCCCCGTGAGGACTTCGCGCGTCTGGTTACCCTGATTCGGCCCTATGTCGAGGAGCTCGCCAGGGGGCCTCACGGCCAAACCACAGAGTTTGAGCTGAAAACCGCGCTAGGCTTCTGCTATTTTGCTGAGCAGAAAGTGGATTGGGCCTGTGTGGAAGTGGGTTTAGGAGGACGTTTGGATGCCACTAATGTGGTACAGCCCGATGCAACCGTGATCACCAACATCGGCCTCGATCATATGCATATTTTAGGCGACACCCATGCCAAAATCGCTGCCGAGAAGGCCGGCATCATCAAATGCGGCATACCCTGTTTCACCGCCACCGATCATCCCGATGCTTTGGAGGTCATTCAGCGCACAGCGCTTCAGCGGGAGGCGCCTCTGGCACGTGTTTTACCTGGTCAAGCTTCACACCCTACCTTCGATCCAACTCGAGTGATTTGGCAGTTAGAGGTATCCGACTCGGCGTCGGATTTAGAAAAACAGACGGCTCGTGTAACCATTGCGACGCCGGCACGCCTCTATTCAGGGCTAGAGGTTCGAATGGAGGGCATCTATCAACGGGCAAATGCCGCTTGTGCGGTAGCCGCTGTGGAGAGTGCACTCCTACGACAGGGGGTTCAACTCGACGAGGAGGCCGTCCGTAGAGGCTTGGCACGCTGCACCCTTCCAGGACGTATGGAGGTAACCAAGCTGACTAATCAGCGGGTTTTAGTGCGTGACGGCGCGCATAACGGCATGGCAGCTCAAGCGCTTATAGGGCCTGTAGACGCGATTTACCGACGAGAAAACCTAAAGCGCATCCTCTTCGTTACCGGTATGCTAAGCGGTCACGACCCCGATGAGGTGCTCTCTCTCTTTGCTGCTAAGGCCGCTCATGTCTACTGCTCACAGCCCGATTGGAAGCGTGCTCTACCTAAAGAGCAGGTTGCCGAGGTCGCACGACGCTATTGTTCGTCGGTGAGCCTTCATCCTACCGTGCGGGACGCTCTACAGGCAGCATTAGACGACTCCCGGGCTGGCGACCTTATTCTCGTAACCGGCTCTTTCTACACCGTTGGTGAGGCACGTATTGAGGAGATTGCCAGCGATCAGATTCTTCGTTAA
- a CDS encoding phytanoyl-CoA dioxygenase family protein — MTDRQELHPFRDSRDLLPNPEALSRQMQEEGYLYLSLLLPKDVVHEVYATVLKLCQAYEWADQQGYAHGPARLEGSDTWWEVYDPLQKQEVFHALAHRPELLQLMEALLEETVLVHPRNIARIVFPDAEFFSTPPHQDYPLIQGTPNTYTAWIPLTDCPIELGVLAVLAGSHRFGLMPVHSATGPGGLRVETETMNLRWHASDMQVGDVLIFHSYTVHRALPNRTTNRLRISADYRYQGASQPIVEDSLMPHYGRLSWEQIYEGWQNEDLKYYWRRYSLNIVPRNLALQTPVD; from the coding sequence ATGACGGATCGACAGGAGCTTCATCCCTTTCGCGATTCGCGTGACCTCTTGCCAAACCCGGAAGCCCTGAGCCGGCAGATGCAGGAGGAGGGCTACCTCTACCTCTCCTTGCTGCTTCCTAAGGATGTGGTTCATGAGGTCTATGCAACCGTCCTAAAGTTATGTCAGGCCTATGAATGGGCCGATCAGCAGGGCTACGCCCATGGCCCGGCGCGTTTAGAAGGCAGCGACACCTGGTGGGAAGTCTACGATCCGCTTCAAAAACAGGAGGTCTTCCACGCGCTTGCCCATCGCCCTGAGCTGTTACAGCTTATGGAAGCCCTCTTGGAGGAAACCGTGCTTGTTCATCCTCGTAACATTGCACGCATCGTGTTTCCCGATGCCGAGTTCTTTAGCACCCCTCCCCATCAAGACTACCCACTGATTCAAGGGACACCAAACACCTATACCGCCTGGATTCCCCTTACCGACTGCCCCATAGAGCTAGGTGTTTTGGCGGTTCTGGCAGGTTCCCATCGTTTTGGCCTCATGCCGGTTCATTCGGCAACAGGGCCGGGCGGGCTGCGAGTGGAGACGGAAACGATGAATCTCCGCTGGCACGCCAGTGACATGCAGGTGGGCGATGTGCTGATCTTCCACAGCTATACCGTTCACCGTGCACTGCCCAATCGCACCACGAATCGGCTGCGCATATCAGCTGACTATCGTTACCAAGGTGCTTCCCAACCGATTGTGGAAGATTCGTTGATGCCCCATTATGGACGGTTAAGCTGGGAGCAGATATACGAAGGCTGGCAAAACGAGGATTTGAAGTATTACTGGCGCCGGTACTCCTTAAATATCGTGCCGCGAAACCTTGCCCTACAAACGCCGGTGGATTAA
- a CDS encoding Fatty acid hydroxylase superfamily, with amino-acid sequence MNWNFLGQEALAFVFYFLYGSFFEWAFHRYLFHSPRFVKSTFRAHQLVHHQRYKYEPTSYEWQEGQEKDHVAMNWFALVLFLAFHAPLFWTVQALTGWQSMWGGLAAVTTYYAVYEYFHYCMHIPGNRWFENRWPFTFVKEHHRIHHKYMLKNLNVFFPLADVCLGTFVSASSLQKTRATVESSLKESHIAS; translated from the coding sequence ATGAATTGGAACTTTCTAGGGCAGGAGGCGCTCGCCTTCGTCTTTTACTTCCTTTATGGAAGCTTTTTCGAGTGGGCGTTTCATCGGTATCTGTTCCATTCACCGCGATTTGTTAAGAGCACCTTCCGTGCGCATCAGTTAGTCCATCACCAACGCTACAAGTACGAGCCGACATCATACGAGTGGCAGGAAGGACAAGAGAAAGATCATGTGGCGATGAACTGGTTTGCCCTTGTGCTCTTTCTGGCTTTCCATGCACCGCTCTTTTGGACTGTTCAAGCGTTGACGGGCTGGCAGAGCATGTGGGGGGGACTGGCCGCTGTCACAACTTACTACGCCGTCTACGAGTATTTCCACTACTGCATGCATATTCCCGGGAATCGCTGGTTTGAAAATCGCTGGCCGTTCACTTTTGTGAAAGAGCATCATCGTATTCACCACAAATACATGCTGAAGAACCTCAACGTGTTCTTTCCTTTGGCCGATGTCTGCCTAGGTACTTTCGTCAGCGCCTCAAGCCTTCAAAAAACACGGGCTACCGTGGAGTCGAGCCTCAAAGAGAGCCACATCGCCAGTTAA
- a CDS encoding sugar transferase, with protein MSQNSASPFVTVQEERTDLIENQKSRSYSVRPSYEQEIRRFAKDYVDPRFPCKEVPYARLKRIFDIVVALFALILFSPIMLLAALLIRLTSPGPIIFRQVRVGKGGRYFWCYKFRSMCVDAEQKKQQLLHLNEAKGPVFKMKRDPRVTPVGAILRKLSIDELPQLINVLKGDMSIVGPRPPLPSEVEQYDDYARQRLAVLPGLTCLWQVSGRSNISFERWVELDLLYIETMSFLTDVKILLQTIPAVLTGSGAH; from the coding sequence ATGAGTCAAAACAGTGCCTCGCCTTTCGTTACTGTTCAAGAGGAACGCACGGACTTAATAGAGAACCAAAAATCCCGGTCATACTCTGTTAGACCCTCCTATGAGCAAGAGATCCGTCGGTTCGCTAAAGACTACGTTGACCCGCGCTTCCCTTGCAAAGAGGTGCCTTACGCACGCCTAAAACGTATTTTTGACATCGTCGTTGCCTTATTTGCGCTCATCCTTTTTTCTCCTATCATGCTGCTTGCTGCTCTTCTGATCCGCCTTACCTCACCAGGCCCCATCATCTTCCGACAGGTGCGTGTTGGCAAGGGCGGGCGCTACTTTTGGTGCTATAAGTTTCGCTCCATGTGCGTAGACGCCGAACAGAAGAAACAACAGCTGCTTCACCTGAACGAGGCCAAAGGCCCTGTGTTCAAGATGAAGCGAGACCCTCGGGTTACCCCCGTAGGCGCCATTCTACGCAAATTAAGTATTGATGAACTGCCGCAACTTATCAACGTACTGAAAGGCGATATGTCCATTGTAGGCCCGCGCCCTCCTCTCCCCAGCGAAGTCGAGCAGTACGATGACTATGCTCGACAGCGCCTGGCCGTCCTTCCCGGCCTCACTTGTCTTTGGCAGGTAAGCGGGCGCAGTAACATCAGCTTTGAGCGCTGGGTCGAGCTAGATCTTCTCTATATCGAAACGATGTCCTTCCTTACCGATGTAAAAATTTTGCTTCAAACCATTCCAGCCGTTCTCACCGGCTCCGGTGCCCACTAG